A region of Allocoleopsis franciscana PCC 7113 DNA encodes the following proteins:
- a CDS encoding helix-turn-helix domain-containing protein — protein sequence MIHWKLAVVMAERNISNKELALLIGMNPKSVSRLKVRRRLTRIDESTLNSLCKALNCQPGDLMVYEEEEAASEPNSWNF from the coding sequence GTGATTCACTGGAAATTGGCAGTAGTAATGGCTGAGCGCAACATCAGCAATAAGGAACTCGCTCTCTTAATTGGCATGAATCCTAAGTCTGTGTCTCGACTCAAGGTTCGTCGTCGCCTGACTAGGATTGACGAATCTACACTGAATTCGCTTTGCAAAGCTCTCAATTGTCAACCAGGAGATTTGATGGTTTATGAAGAGGAAGAAGCTGCTTCTGAACCTAATTCTTGGAACTTTTAA
- a CDS encoding MATE family efflux transporter, translating into MTEKPLKSRVIAEIKQYLILAIPLAGAQLSQAATTFVDTIMMGILGSQIIAAGALGAITFHLLITIGSAIISAVSPLVAEAYGAGRIEQVGRVVGQGLWLSIILAIPATLLIWHSGSLLRLLGQEPENVILAAAYLRAIAWGYLPALGFAVLRSFVSSLSRPRPVIVTMIGGTLLNVVANYILAFGKFGFPALGLVGLGWASALSLWAMFASLAIYILYQPQLRVYGAFSNLHQFEAKVFGELLRVGMPIGVLAGVEGGFFTCVTFLMGQLGTTTLAAHQIALQTAVVTFMIPVGISIATTVRVGQCMGQGNPNGARLAGFVGIGMAALCMMLTGILFWTIPGKIVSLYLDTANPANAVVVNLAKTMLAVAAMFQIVDGIQVAAAGALRGLKDTQVPLLIGTLAYWGIGLPCGYTLGMVWGLGGVGLWWGFAIGLAVAAGILTWRFSIARAWR; encoded by the coding sequence ATGACTGAAAAACCCTTAAAATCCAGGGTCATCGCTGAAATTAAACAATACCTGATTCTTGCCATTCCCCTCGCTGGAGCACAACTATCTCAAGCGGCAACAACCTTTGTCGATACCATCATGATGGGGATTTTGGGCAGCCAAATTATTGCAGCGGGGGCACTGGGAGCCATCACCTTTCATTTGCTCATTACAATCGGTTCTGCCATTATCTCCGCCGTCAGTCCACTCGTCGCAGAAGCTTATGGAGCGGGACGAATTGAACAAGTGGGTCGAGTCGTGGGACAAGGCTTGTGGTTATCCATTATCTTGGCAATTCCCGCCACCCTACTGATTTGGCATAGCGGCTCATTGTTGCGCTTACTGGGACAAGAACCGGAGAATGTCATCTTAGCAGCAGCCTACCTGAGAGCGATCGCATGGGGCTATCTTCCCGCATTAGGCTTTGCGGTGTTGAGAAGTTTTGTCTCATCACTCTCACGCCCCCGTCCTGTGATTGTCACCATGATTGGCGGTACCCTATTGAATGTTGTCGCTAACTATATCCTGGCGTTTGGTAAATTTGGGTTCCCTGCACTGGGATTAGTCGGACTCGGTTGGGCAAGTGCTCTATCACTTTGGGCGATGTTTGCCAGCTTAGCCATCTATATCCTCTATCAACCTCAGCTTCGAGTCTACGGCGCATTCTCTAATTTGCATCAGTTTGAAGCCAAAGTCTTTGGGGAACTGTTGCGAGTGGGTATGCCTATTGGTGTGTTAGCCGGAGTCGAAGGTGGATTCTTTACCTGTGTCACTTTTTTAATGGGACAATTGGGAACTACCACATTAGCCGCTCATCAAATTGCCTTGCAAACAGCGGTTGTCACCTTTATGATTCCTGTCGGGATTTCCATTGCAACTACAGTCCGAGTGGGACAGTGCATGGGACAAGGCAATCCTAACGGCGCACGACTGGCGGGATTTGTGGGGATTGGCATGGCAGCGTTGTGTATGATGCTGACGGGTATCCTATTCTGGACGATTCCCGGAAAAATTGTATCCCTTTACCTCGATACTGCCAATCCAGCCAATGCAGTGGTTGTGAATTTAGCGAAGACTATGTTGGCAGTGGCGGCAATGTTCCAAATCGTGGATGGTATTCAAGTAGCGGCGGCGGGTGCATTGCGAGGATTGAAAGATACGCAAGTTCCTCTGCTAATTGGTACCCTGGCATATTGGGGAATTGGCTTACCTTGTGGCTACACCTTGGGGATGGTATGGGGATTGGGTGGTGTTGGGTTGTGGTGGGGATTTGCCATTGGTTTGGCGGTTGCGGCTGGGATTTTGACGTGGCGATTTAGCATAGCGCGGGCATGGCGATAG
- a CDS encoding Uma2 family endonuclease, protein MPMMTVTDLEQLQATLNQAGYDYQLELEDGKIIVVGPSDIDSSEIGVLFSRLLANWVYPRRLGRVFDSAGGFILPNTDLKAPDVSFVRASRLRQRRRYFAEMVPDLVVEIKSQSDRIKPLEEKIQMFLSLGAIVGILIDPDKETVTVYRPTDESTVLGNGEILTIPELFPGWELPIAEVWPPVFDEEE, encoded by the coding sequence ATGCCAATGATGACCGTTACAGACTTGGAGCAACTGCAAGCTACCCTGAACCAAGCAGGTTATGATTACCAGCTAGAACTAGAAGATGGGAAGATTATCGTAGTGGGGCCATCAGATATTGATTCGAGCGAAATCGGTGTCTTATTTAGTCGGTTACTTGCCAACTGGGTTTATCCTCGTCGTTTAGGGCGAGTATTTGACTCCGCCGGTGGTTTTATCCTACCTAACACTGACCTAAAAGCACCAGACGTTTCTTTTGTTCGCGCTTCTCGTCTCCGACAACGTCGGCGCTACTTTGCCGAAATGGTTCCCGATTTAGTCGTAGAAATTAAATCTCAAAGCGACAGAATCAAACCTCTAGAAGAAAAGATTCAGATGTTTTTGTCACTGGGAGCTATAGTAGGAATTCTCATTGACCCTGATAAAGAAACGGTAACTGTTTATCGCCCTACTGATGAATCAACTGTGCTGGGTAATGGAGAAATATTAACCATACCCGAACTATTTCCAGGTTGGGAACTGCCGATCGCTGAAGTATGGCCTCCAGTCTTTGATGAAGAGGAATAA
- the uvrA gene encoding excinuclease ABC subunit UvrA, producing the protein MHTNGRHHSTSNNLNEIRIRGARQHNLKNVDLELPRDRLIVFTGVSGSGKSSLAFDTIFAEGQRRYVESLSAYARQFLGQLDKPDVDVIEGLSPAISIDQKSTSNNPRSTVGTVTEIYDYLRLLFGRAGEPHCPICDRNIAPQTIDQMCDRILELPDRTRFQILAPVVRGKKGTHKKLLSSLASEGFVRVRVNGEVRELSDSIELDKNYTHNIEVVVDRLIKKPDLQERLTDSLSTCLKRTGGIAVVEVLNDTSVESEDAVNHGSTITENPTNSEDSHHKSAKELVFSENFACPEHGAVMEELSPRLFSFNSPYGACPHCHGLGSLRTFSPELVVPDPEAPVYAAIAPWSDKDNSYYLSLLYSVGQAYGFEIQTRWNHLTDEQKQVLLYGAEKAIWIEERNDYRHYAGVIKILQKQYDETGSDLQKQKLEQYLIDQPCEVCQGKRLKPEALAVRLGQFRIRDLTSVSIQESRERIEQLQLSDRQAQIGDLALREIKARLQFLLDVGLDYLTLDRAAMTLSGGEAQRIRLATQIGAGLTGVLYVLDEPSIGLHQRDNGRLLQTLTKLRDLGNTLIVVEHDEDTIRAADYLVDIGPGAGIHGGQIVAQGNLETLLGAEESLTGAYLSGRRVIETPAERRKGNGRSLVIKDAHRNNLQHITVEIPLGKLVCITGVSGSGKSTLVNELLYPALQHHLTRKVPFPKELEKIKGLNAIDKAIVIDQSPIGRTPRSNPATYTGIFDAIREIFAQTIEAKARGYKAGQFSFNVKGGRCEACGGQGVNVIEMNFLPDVYVQCEVCKGARYNRETLQVKYKGHSIADVLNMTVEEALEVFKNIPRASTRLQTLLDVGLGYIHLGQPAPTLSGGEAQRVKLASELARRATGKTLYLIDEPTTGLSFYDVHHLLNVLQRLVDKGNSILVIEHNLDVIRCADWVIDLGPEGGDKGGEVIVVGTPEDVAQNQRSYTGQYLQGVLQQHPPVVCKV; encoded by the coding sequence ATGCACACCAATGGGCGGCATCATTCCACCAGCAACAACCTCAACGAGATTCGGATTCGGGGCGCGAGGCAGCACAACCTGAAGAATGTTGACTTGGAACTGCCGCGCGATCGCCTCATCGTTTTCACGGGTGTCTCCGGTTCCGGTAAGTCCTCCCTTGCCTTTGACACCATCTTTGCCGAAGGGCAGCGCCGCTACGTCGAGTCCCTTAGTGCCTATGCGCGGCAATTCTTGGGGCAGTTGGATAAGCCGGATGTGGATGTGATTGAGGGTTTAAGTCCCGCTATCTCGATAGACCAGAAATCTACCTCCAATAACCCCCGCTCTACCGTGGGTACGGTTACCGAGATTTACGACTACTTGCGCTTGTTGTTCGGACGGGCAGGAGAACCCCATTGCCCAATTTGCGATCGCAATATTGCCCCCCAAACCATCGACCAGATGTGCGATCGCATCCTGGAACTTCCCGACCGCACTCGTTTCCAAATCCTCGCTCCCGTTGTCCGGGGTAAAAAAGGCACCCACAAGAAACTACTATCCAGTCTTGCCTCGGAAGGATTTGTGCGCGTGAGGGTCAATGGCGAGGTTCGAGAGCTCAGTGATTCGATTGAATTAGATAAAAATTATACCCACAACATTGAAGTCGTGGTTGACCGACTGATCAAGAAGCCTGATTTGCAGGAACGTCTGACGGATTCTCTCTCCACTTGCCTGAAGCGTACTGGTGGAATTGCGGTGGTGGAGGTATTAAATGATACTTCCGTAGAGTCAGAGGATGCAGTAAACCATGGGAGTACCATAACAGAAAATCCTACAAATAGCGAGGATTCCCATCACAAATCAGCCAAAGAATTAGTCTTTTCCGAGAATTTTGCTTGCCCAGAACACGGGGCGGTAATGGAGGAATTATCGCCTCGACTGTTTTCCTTCAACTCTCCCTATGGGGCTTGCCCTCACTGTCACGGATTAGGGAGTTTGCGTACTTTCTCACCTGAATTGGTTGTACCTGACCCAGAGGCACCCGTCTATGCTGCGATCGCACCTTGGTCGGATAAAGATAATTCCTATTACCTCTCCCTGCTTTATAGTGTGGGGCAAGCGTATGGTTTTGAAATCCAAACCCGCTGGAACCACCTAACGGATGAACAGAAACAGGTGCTTCTGTATGGTGCTGAAAAAGCAATTTGGATCGAAGAACGGAACGATTACCGACACTATGCCGGAGTAATTAAGATTCTGCAAAAACAGTACGATGAAACGGGTTCTGACTTGCAAAAACAGAAACTGGAACAATATTTAATTGACCAACCTTGTGAAGTTTGCCAGGGAAAACGCTTAAAACCAGAAGCCTTGGCTGTGAGGTTAGGACAATTTCGCATTCGGGATTTAACTAGCGTTTCCATTCAAGAAAGTCGGGAACGAATCGAGCAGTTGCAATTGAGCGATCGCCAAGCGCAAATCGGTGACTTAGCACTGCGAGAAATTAAAGCGCGTTTGCAATTTCTCCTGGATGTCGGTTTAGATTACCTCACCCTTGACCGTGCTGCCATGACGCTTTCCGGTGGAGAAGCGCAGCGGATTCGTCTTGCCACGCAAATTGGTGCAGGTCTAACGGGCGTGCTTTATGTATTAGATGAACCGAGCATTGGATTGCATCAACGAGATAATGGGCGCTTGCTCCAAACCCTAACTAAATTGCGGGATTTGGGAAATACTTTAATTGTGGTGGAACACGATGAAGATACGATTCGTGCGGCTGACTACTTGGTTGATATTGGCCCTGGTGCGGGGATTCATGGGGGGCAGATTGTCGCGCAGGGGAATTTGGAGACATTGTTAGGGGCTGAGGAATCCTTAACGGGTGCTTATTTATCCGGGCGCAGGGTGATTGAAACACCAGCAGAGAGGAGAAAGGGAAATGGGCGATCGCTGGTAATTAAAGATGCCCACCGCAACAACCTGCAACACATAACGGTGGAAATTCCCTTGGGTAAGCTGGTTTGCATTACGGGAGTTTCGGGTTCGGGGAAATCGACGTTGGTGAATGAATTGCTTTATCCGGCTTTGCAGCATCACTTGACGCGGAAGGTTCCCTTTCCCAAAGAATTAGAGAAGATTAAAGGGCTGAATGCAATTGATAAAGCGATTGTCATTGACCAATCTCCTATCGGTCGTACTCCCCGTTCTAACCCAGCAACGTATACCGGTATTTTTGATGCAATTCGGGAAATCTTTGCCCAAACCATTGAAGCGAAAGCTAGAGGTTACAAAGCAGGGCAATTTTCCTTTAATGTCAAAGGCGGGCGCTGCGAAGCTTGTGGTGGGCAGGGGGTAAATGTAATTGAGATGAATTTCCTGCCCGATGTTTATGTGCAGTGTGAAGTTTGTAAGGGGGCGCGATACAACCGAGAAACGTTGCAGGTGAAATATAAGGGACATTCCATCGCCGATGTTCTGAATATGACGGTAGAAGAAGCACTGGAAGTATTTAAAAACATCCCCAGAGCGTCCACGCGACTACAAACTTTATTAGATGTTGGGTTAGGTTACATTCATTTAGGACAACCGGCACCCACGTTATCAGGAGGTGAGGCGCAGCGAGTGAAATTAGCTTCGGAACTTGCTCGTCGTGCTACAGGGAAGACGCTTTATTTAATTGATGAACCGACGACGGGTTTATCGTTTTACGATGTCCATCATTTACTCAATGTGTTGCAGCGATTGGTAGATAAGGGGAATTCAATTTTGGTGATTGAACATAATTTAGATGTGATTCGCTGTGCGGATTGGGTGATTGATTTAGGGCCAGAAGGAGGGGATAAAGGGGGAGAGGTAATTGTGGTGGGAACGCCGGAGGATGTGGCTCAGAATCAGAGGTCGTATACGGGACAGTATTTGCAGGGGGTGTTGCAGCAGCATCCACCAGTAGTTTGTAAGGTTTGA
- a CDS encoding protein kinase domain-containing protein — protein MGRYKVIRELGRNQEGGRITYLATDTSLNPPQQVVIKEFRFAALGANWSGFKAYEREISILQQLEHPRIPRYLDSFETKSGFCLVQEYKNALSLAVRCSFTPEDIKKIAESVLEILVYLQKLTPPVIHRDIKPENIVVDKQLNAYLVDFGFARIRSGELAVSSVAAGTPGFMPPEEQFGRSLTKASDLYSLGATLICLLTGTRSQDVGNLIDDYYRFNFKKLVPKLNPRFISCLEKMVEPNVKQRYANALDALQALKPIQVLGGATGLESLVTAVKSRMSTTGIGLATLGIFALFMINLIDFNRENSVKIENSTLLLSPVRSSQSSLVGYWNFDQCSSAGKPMLANELGSQIQGTMLQGVTCEQGRFGYAAFFDGVDDLIEIPDQPSFHFTNQMTVAAWVKPLRVSGLQTIVNKWYAMDSYMLLIENGNFVFTVAIPGGQWGTSIKVSAKVTPDVWTQWTHIAGVYDGQMLLLYINGQLVASTAASGRLQDSDRPISIGNHPSWNAFKGSIDEVRLYNVALNASQVSQLLSNP, from the coding sequence ATGGGCAGATATAAAGTTATACGAGAATTGGGACGCAACCAAGAAGGGGGGCGCATTACCTACCTGGCTACTGATACCAGTCTCAATCCACCGCAACAGGTAGTCATCAAAGAATTTCGTTTTGCCGCTTTGGGTGCCAATTGGTCGGGTTTTAAAGCTTATGAACGGGAGATATCCATTCTGCAACAGCTGGAACATCCCCGCATCCCTCGCTACTTGGATTCGTTTGAAACGAAATCAGGCTTTTGCTTGGTGCAGGAATATAAAAATGCGCTATCTCTGGCGGTAAGATGCAGTTTTACGCCTGAAGATATTAAGAAAATAGCTGAATCAGTATTAGAAATTTTAGTTTATTTACAGAAGCTTACTCCTCCAGTCATTCATCGGGATATCAAACCAGAGAATATTGTGGTTGACAAGCAATTGAATGCTTATCTGGTTGATTTTGGTTTTGCTCGGATTCGGAGTGGGGAACTGGCTGTGAGTAGCGTTGCAGCTGGAACTCCAGGATTTATGCCGCCGGAAGAACAGTTTGGTCGTTCTCTTACGAAGGCATCCGATCTTTATAGTTTAGGGGCAACGCTGATTTGCTTGCTTACGGGGACGCGATCACAGGATGTGGGGAACTTAATTGATGATTACTATCGCTTTAATTTCAAGAAATTAGTTCCCAAACTCAATCCCCGCTTTATCTCCTGTTTAGAAAAGATGGTGGAACCCAACGTCAAACAGCGCTATGCCAATGCATTGGATGCCTTGCAAGCCTTGAAACCAATTCAGGTGCTGGGCGGTGCCACTGGGTTAGAAAGTTTAGTTACTGCTGTAAAATCCAGGATGAGTACTACGGGAATAGGGCTAGCTACTCTGGGTATTTTTGCCCTTTTTATGATAAATTTGATAGATTTCAATCGTGAAAATTCTGTAAAAATTGAGAATTCGACGCTGCTTCTCAGCCCAGTAAGAAGTAGCCAATCATCCCTAGTAGGATACTGGAACTTTGACCAATGCAGTAGTGCGGGTAAACCGATGCTGGCTAATGAGTTAGGTAGTCAAATACAGGGAACAATGCTCCAAGGTGTCACTTGCGAACAGGGGCGTTTCGGGTATGCAGCATTCTTTGATGGTGTCGATGACTTGATTGAAATTCCCGACCAGCCCAGCTTTCACTTCACTAACCAAATGACCGTCGCAGCTTGGGTCAAACCATTACGAGTCTCCGGCCTGCAAACCATTGTGAATAAATGGTACGCAATGGATTCGTATATGCTTCTAATTGAAAACGGCAATTTTGTATTTACAGTAGCAATTCCTGGTGGACAGTGGGGAACTTCAATCAAGGTTTCGGCCAAAGTTACCCCAGATGTGTGGACTCAGTGGACTCATATCGCTGGAGTCTATGACGGTCAGATGCTCTTGCTTTACATTAACGGTCAACTGGTGGCATCGACGGCAGCTAGTGGTAGGCTTCAAGATTCCGATCGCCCCATCTCCATCGGCAACCATCCGTCTTGGAACGCTTTTAAGGGAAGCATTGATGAAGTTCGGCTCTATAATGTTGCACTGAACGCATCACAAGTCTCGCAGTTGTTATCCAATCCATAG
- a CDS encoding serine/threonine protein kinase has product MNLLVGKTLQGGKYTLEQELGRGGFGVTYKATHHYLEQVVVIKTLNESLQLHPEFPRFQHRFQDEAKALALCVHPNIVRVSDFFVEAEWPYMVMDYVAGLTLQALVFPGRPLDEATAIYYIRQVGEALKVVHQKGLLHRDIKPANIILRQGTQEVVLIDFGIARGFNTDSTQTHTNLVSDGYAPLEQYLVKEKRTPASDVYGLAATLYALLTAQVPTPSVIRDRQPMPAPRELQPQMSAAVNQAIMRGMAVEARFRPANVEEWLSLLPNPQLAQVNGTPIASSTHTGTTAPINAQQLAQLKKTALSSPPLPLFKRLGVRGMAIGGVAAIATGLVAVGAVRHQSQPKPPTATPTPTVEPSASPIPLPSTEANKEETSTRNSEETSEKSTQSPSPIQSQSSVKQNRSSSSSSASSEEKPIRRTYPRKTYRQKSDPPKESQSTPDSSSSSPSQSSRRKRIQSPSNPTNNSSPPVSKPTPVSSPPAPQPQVQRPSGKTQAPASEAPLLPPEPISKPKPVENSVPLPPPEAVQPKKSAPDNPSGDNQSRSGEDASGGIN; this is encoded by the coding sequence ATGAACTTGTTAGTCGGTAAAACCTTACAGGGTGGCAAATATACTCTAGAGCAAGAACTGGGACGCGGCGGCTTCGGCGTCACGTATAAAGCTACCCATCACTACCTCGAGCAGGTGGTGGTGATTAAAACCCTCAACGAGTCCCTTCAGCTACACCCAGAGTTTCCTCGGTTCCAGCACCGATTCCAGGATGAAGCAAAAGCTTTAGCGTTGTGTGTCCATCCCAATATTGTCCGCGTCAGCGACTTCTTCGTGGAAGCGGAATGGCCCTACATGGTGATGGACTATGTGGCAGGCTTAACGTTGCAAGCCCTTGTGTTTCCAGGACGCCCATTGGATGAAGCCACAGCGATTTATTACATCCGACAAGTGGGCGAAGCGTTAAAAGTTGTGCATCAAAAGGGCTTGCTGCATCGAGACATCAAACCGGCAAACATTATCCTCCGTCAAGGCACTCAGGAAGTAGTGTTGATTGACTTCGGGATTGCACGGGGGTTTAATACCGACTCCACTCAGACTCACACCAATCTGGTGTCGGATGGCTATGCCCCGTTGGAACAGTATTTAGTAAAAGAAAAACGTACCCCAGCATCGGATGTTTACGGTTTAGCCGCAACTCTCTATGCCCTGTTAACCGCACAAGTCCCAACTCCCTCCGTGATTCGCGATCGCCAACCCATGCCTGCACCCCGCGAACTCCAACCCCAGATGAGTGCGGCGGTGAATCAAGCCATTATGCGCGGCATGGCTGTAGAAGCGCGTTTTCGACCAGCCAATGTCGAGGAATGGCTGTCGCTGTTACCCAACCCGCAGCTAGCTCAGGTTAATGGTACCCCAATTGCCAGCTCCACTCACACTGGCACAACAGCTCCTATTAATGCCCAGCAACTGGCTCAATTAAAGAAAACAGCCCTGTCTTCTCCTCCTCTCCCCCTATTTAAGCGGTTGGGGGTTCGGGGTATGGCGATTGGAGGAGTAGCTGCGATCGCAACAGGTTTAGTCGCCGTGGGCGCTGTTCGACATCAGTCTCAGCCTAAACCCCCCACCGCCACACCGACGCCCACTGTAGAACCTTCCGCCTCACCCATTCCTCTCCCCAGTACGGAGGCGAATAAGGAGGAGACTTCTACTCGTAATAGTGAAGAGACTTCGGAGAAATCTACTCAATCCCCCTCTCCAATTCAATCTCAATCCTCTGTGAAGCAGAACCGCTCATCATCATCTTCCTCTGCTTCTTCCGAAGAAAAACCCATTCGCAGAACTTACCCCAGAAAAACTTACCGCCAAAAATCAGACCCACCAAAGGAATCGCAGTCTACACCTGATTCGTCGTCATCCTCCCCTTCTCAGAGTTCTCGTCGCAAGCGGATACAATCACCGTCCAATCCTACGAATAATTCGTCTCCCCCGGTATCCAAGCCGACTCCGGTGTCCTCACCCCCAGCACCGCAGCCACAAGTCCAAAGGCCATCGGGGAAAACACAAGCCCCAGCCTCTGAGGCACCTTTATTACCACCGGAACCCATCAGTAAACCTAAACCCGTGGAAAACTCAGTGCCGTTACCTCCACCCGAAGCCGTACAGCCCAAGAAATCCGCACCGGATAATCCTAGTGGTGACAACCAGAGTCGGAGTGGAGAAGATGCTTCGGGAGGGATTAACTAA